From a single Micromonospora sp. WMMD1102 genomic region:
- a CDS encoding NAD-dependent epimerase/dehydratase family protein has translation MRVAITGATGNVGTALLRRLAREPDVEVVGIARRCPPPDAGQPYDLVRWHAADLGDPACLHPLAERLAGVDAVVHLAWQVQPGQHPARLRQLNLGGSRHVLNAMLAAGVPKLVHASSITAYAPAPADRRIDEDWPVAGVGRFGHGVDKAAVEAMLTDAVRDYPVLRVTRLRTAPVLGGDVGAEVARHFLGRFTPVPLLRSGRLPVVPRHRRLRIQVVHADDVAEAYLRALHSDRTGAFNIAAEPVVGGGLLAAELGGWAVPLPLGLVRLLTRAGRRARPVPVDGSWPEPGASVPLLDCSRAERELGWRPRRDARETLRETLAGTAAGPETARPETTGPPPRPAERVTGRQAG, from the coding sequence ATGCGGGTCGCGATCACCGGAGCCACCGGCAACGTCGGTACGGCGTTGCTGCGCCGGCTCGCCCGGGAACCGGACGTCGAGGTGGTCGGCATCGCCCGGCGCTGCCCTCCACCGGACGCCGGGCAGCCGTACGATCTCGTGCGGTGGCACGCCGCCGACCTCGGTGACCCGGCCTGCCTGCATCCGCTCGCCGAGCGGCTGGCCGGGGTGGACGCGGTGGTACACCTGGCCTGGCAGGTCCAGCCCGGCCAGCACCCGGCGCGGCTGCGCCAGCTCAACCTGGGCGGCAGCCGGCACGTCCTCAACGCGATGCTGGCCGCCGGGGTGCCGAAGCTGGTGCACGCCTCCTCGATCACGGCGTACGCGCCCGCCCCGGCCGACCGGCGGATCGACGAGGACTGGCCGGTGGCCGGGGTCGGACGCTTTGGCCACGGCGTCGACAAGGCGGCCGTGGAGGCGATGCTCACCGACGCCGTACGGGACTATCCGGTGCTGCGGGTGACCCGGTTGCGTACCGCCCCGGTCCTCGGGGGCGACGTCGGGGCAGAGGTCGCCCGGCACTTCCTCGGTCGGTTCACCCCGGTCCCGCTGCTCCGCTCCGGCCGGCTGCCGGTGGTGCCCCGGCACCGTCGGCTGCGGATCCAGGTGGTGCACGCCGACGACGTCGCCGAGGCGTACCTGCGGGCGTTGCACAGCGACCGGACCGGTGCGTTCAACATCGCCGCCGAGCCGGTGGTCGGCGGCGGACTGCTCGCGGCGGAGCTGGGCGGCTGGGCAGTACCGCTGCCGCTGGGCCTGGTCCGGCTGCTGACCCGGGCCGGCAGGCGGGCCCGACCGGTGCCGGTGGACGGGAGCTGGCCGGAACCGGGCGCGTCGGTACCGCTGCTGGACTGCTCGCGGGCGGAGCGGGAGCTGGGCTGGCGACCCCGGCGGGACGCCCGGGAGACGCTGCGGGAGACGCTCGCCGGAACCGCCGCCGGACCGGAAACGGCCAGACCGGAAACGACCGGACCGCCGCCGCGCCCGGCCGAGCGGGTCACCGGCCGCCAGGCCGGCTGA
- a CDS encoding Rieske (2Fe-2S) protein: protein MRALLKLEQASGLDRTAERFQRVVAGAIRPQWLRDVLHGVPIGHPLHPALVQVPIGAWVSTAVLDLMPQQRRAATTLVALGTATAVPSAVSGWNDWSALSREQQRVGLVHALANGVAIAMYAGSLAARLSGRHGLGRTLGYLGLAAAGGGGFLGGHLAYKQAANVNQGVPDLRRIEDGWHAVADMSALPEHELLTRRIDDIAVVVYRDGDDVTVMLERCAHQSGPLGAGQVVRENGRTCVKCPWHGSMFELDGGEVVHGPASSDQQVLPTRVVGGVLQTRLP from the coding sequence GTGCGAGCACTCCTGAAACTTGAGCAGGCTAGCGGCCTGGACCGGACGGCGGAACGCTTCCAGCGGGTGGTCGCCGGGGCGATCCGGCCGCAGTGGCTACGCGATGTCCTGCACGGGGTACCGATCGGGCATCCGCTGCATCCGGCCCTGGTGCAGGTGCCGATCGGCGCCTGGGTGAGTACCGCCGTCCTCGACCTGATGCCGCAGCAGCGACGCGCCGCCACCACCCTGGTGGCGCTCGGCACGGCCACGGCGGTGCCGAGCGCGGTCTCCGGCTGGAACGACTGGAGTGCCCTCTCCCGGGAGCAGCAGCGGGTGGGCTTGGTGCACGCGCTCGCCAACGGCGTCGCCATCGCGATGTACGCCGGCTCGCTCGCCGCCCGCCTCTCCGGCCGGCACGGTCTCGGCCGTACCCTCGGCTACCTGGGTCTGGCGGCGGCCGGCGGCGGCGGCTTCCTCGGCGGCCACCTCGCCTACAAGCAGGCGGCCAACGTCAACCAGGGTGTGCCGGACCTGCGCCGGATCGAGGACGGCTGGCACGCGGTCGCGGACATGTCCGCGCTGCCGGAGCACGAGTTGCTGACCCGGCGGATCGACGACATCGCGGTGGTGGTCTACCGGGACGGCGACGACGTCACGGTGATGCTGGAACGGTGCGCCCACCAGAGCGGTCCGCTCGGCGCCGGCCAGGTCGTCCGGGAGAACGGCCGTACCTGCGTGAAGTGCCCCTGGCACGGCAGCATGTTCGAGCTGGACGGCGGCGAGGTGGTGCACGGCCCGGCCAGCAGCGACCAGCAGGTCCTGCCCACCCGGGTGGTCGGCGGCGTCCTACAGACCCGGCTGCCCTGA